TCTCCGGCGAGCACCCGGATCTCCTCGGCGTATTCCTTGCGCATCTTGTTCAGAAGCAGCAGCATGGCGATGTCTCCGCGAAGCCGGGTCTAGACCCGCTCGATCTCGTAGTCGAACTCCAGGCCTTCCTCCATGGAGTAGGTCACCAGGGAGCCGCGATAGAGGGCGGTCTGGATGGTGTCGAAGGCCGCCTCGTCCAGGTCCTCCGCGCTGACCTGCACCCGCAGGTCGATGTGCGTGAAGGCGGTGCGCATGGAGTCGGTCTTTTCCTTGGAGACGGTGGCCTCGGCGGTCATGCGCACGGGCTTGCCCGCCGCGCGCTTGATGTCGTTCCACAGGGAGTTGGTGTAGCAGGCGATGGCCGCGGCCACGAGAAAACGGCCGCCCATGTGCTCGTTGGCCTTCTGGTCCGGGGTCAAGGCCGAGCTGTCGTAGTTGATGACCGGCAGCGCGGCGGAGCCGGTTCCGATCTTCCACTGGGAATCACTGCCGCGTTCGAAAGTCAGGGTCATAGTCTCTGGCATATGCATGCTCCGTATCAACTGATGCGAAGTCGCATCACGGTTGGCTTCTTTTTTCATCGTCGCGTCACATTGCATGGCACTCCAGGTGCGGGACGCTAACTGTGCAGACTCCACTCCTCAGATGTTGCGTACGGATCAGGCCTCTCATCATCGTGACCGTGGTAAAGCAAGGCCCATGCCACGAAATTCACAAGGGAGCCATCCCCTTGTGCGCCAAAAATTCCGACTGATTTAGTACGGAATTATGCGCGGCCTTGCTTCCCGGCGCATCACCCGGTCCTCTTTCAGACGAAACGACGTTTGTTCCAATTCGCACATTTCTTGTTTGAAAGGCCGTGGGCTCGGGGATTTCGCGGCGTCGAGGTTTTAATATACTGATTTTAATCATCATGGATCGCAATAGGCGACAGCGGCCGACGGCATGTGCCGCCCATGCCCGGCAGGTTCAAAACGGGACAAGCGCCCCATCCGTCGCCTGCGGCGGGGAAAATACGACATTTATGACACCAAAGGCGTCACACCTGGCATGAGCACAAAATAATCATAAAACCGACATGTTGCCAGGATCACTCTTGGAAATGACGACACATATGTCATGGCACGGTGTCGCCGCATCTGGATTTCGTCCATTATCCCCTATGCTTTCCTTGAGTTCCGGCTGCCGACGGATTGGCCCGCTTTTTGGATAGGCCGGGAAACTCCGGGCGCCGTCATTGTTTCGGATCAGGCCGCCCCTTTCATCATCGTCGCTACGCGGCGCGTTCGGAGAAAAAAGTGTCATCGGCTCGAACGGTTCCGGGCCCGCCCCGCGGGTTGGACAATCGACGCGGACAACAACAGAAGCAAGGAAGAGATCATACCATGAAGACAATGGCGAAAAAGGCGGCCGTCATAGGATTCGACTGCGCCATACCGAAACGGTTGCAGGCCCTGGTGGCCGAAGGAGCCCTGCCCAACTTCAAGAAGTTCATCGAGGACGGCAGCTACATGACCGAGGGCTACAACCTGCCCACCGTGACCCCGCCGTCCTGGGCCACCATCTGCACCGGCGCCTATCCCCGGACTCACGGCGTGGAGGACTACTATTACTACCTCGAGGGCGAGAGCCTGGAACACAAGAAGACCTGCCAGGCCTTCGGCTCCGAGATCCTCACCGCCGAGACCATCTGGGACGCCTGGGACAAGAGGGGCAGGAAGTGCATCGTGGTCAACTATCCCATGTCCTGGCCGAGCAAGATGAGAAACGGCGTCATGGTCATGGGCGAGGGCCTCTCCCCGGCCGAAACCCGCTGGCAGCAGCTCGGCAACGGCCACAAGGAGTACCTGGCCTCCGAAAGCGTGATCTCCTCGGATTTCTACCCCATGGGCGTCCAGGCCCGCTTCGACGACGCCAAGGGCTGGGCCAATCTGCCCGCCGGGGCCGAGGAGCCCCTGGAGGCGGTCATTCCCATGACCTTCAAGGAGTCCATGGAGCCCCTCAAGGGCCAGACCTGGTACGCCCTAACCTGGGAAGGCGGCGACGACGGCTACGACCGCTTCGCCCTCTGTCCCGAGCGCGACTTCTCCAAGGCCTTCTTCACCATCGGCGCCGGCCAGTGGAGTGACGTGGTGACCCACGACTTCACCATCGCCGCCGACGGCCGCACCGAGAAGGGCACTTTCCGCTGCAAGCTCATGGAGCTTTCCGACGACGCCGAGAGCTTCCGGCTCTACATCACCGGCATCTCCGGCTTCAGCGGCTTCACCGCCCCGGCCGAGGCGGCCGACAAGCTGGCCATCTCCGACCAGGTCATCTGCAACGACATGGGCCTGGTGGCCTTCATCCACGGCGTCATCGACATGGACACCGTGGTCGAGCTGGCCCAGTTCCACTCCGACTGGCTCACGGCCGCGGCCACGTCCACGCTCAAGGCCAACCCGGACTGGGATCTCTTCTACATGCACACCCACCTGGTGGACTGGTTCTACCACGGCTGGCTCTCGGACATGGACAGCGAGGACGCGGTCCGCCGCGAACGGGCCCTGGACATGGAGCGCCGCATCTACCAGATCGAGGACCGGCTGCTGGGCAACCTGCTCAAGGCCCTGGGCGACGACGCCCTGGTCTGTCTCTGCTCGGACCACGGCGCCACGCCCATGGGCCCGATCTTCAACACCGCCGAGGCCCTCAAGGCCGCCGGGCTGTGCCACTACGAGCCCAAAGCCTCGGAAAACTACTGGGAGATATACGAGGAGTCCGAGGGCTACAACTACATCCTGGACGTGACCAAGTCCAAGGCCGTGCCCCAGCGCTACATGTTCGTCTACGTGAACCAGGAGGGCAAGTATCCCGGCGGCATCGTCAAGCCCGAGGATTACGAAGAGGTCCGCGACGCGATCATCGACGCCCTGCTGGACTACAAGCACCCCCAGACCGGCAAGCGGCCGGTGCTCCTGGCCGTGCGCAAGGAGGACGCCAAGGTCTTCGGCATGGGCGGGGCCCAGGCCGGCGACGTGGTCTACGCCCTCAAGCCCGAATACATGGCCGAGCATGGCTACGGCCTGCCCACGGGCGTGTCCGGCTGCGGCGAACTGAAGAACGTGCTCATCTTCAAGGGCCCGAACGTCAAACGCAACTTCCGTTA
This is a stretch of genomic DNA from Desulfovibrio aminophilus DSM 12254. It encodes these proteins:
- a CDS encoding alkaline phosphatase family protein, producing the protein MKTMAKKAAVIGFDCAIPKRLQALVAEGALPNFKKFIEDGSYMTEGYNLPTVTPPSWATICTGAYPRTHGVEDYYYYLEGESLEHKKTCQAFGSEILTAETIWDAWDKRGRKCIVVNYPMSWPSKMRNGVMVMGEGLSPAETRWQQLGNGHKEYLASESVISSDFYPMGVQARFDDAKGWANLPAGAEEPLEAVIPMTFKESMEPLKGQTWYALTWEGGDDGYDRFALCPERDFSKAFFTIGAGQWSDVVTHDFTIAADGRTEKGTFRCKLMELSDDAESFRLYITGISGFSGFTAPAEAADKLAISDQVICNDMGLVAFIHGVIDMDTVVELAQFHSDWLTAAATSTLKANPDWDLFYMHTHLVDWFYHGWLSDMDSEDAVRRERALDMERRIYQIEDRLLGNLLKALGDDALVCLCSDHGATPMGPIFNTAEALKAAGLCHYEPKASENYWEIYEESEGYNYILDVTKSKAVPQRYMFVYVNQEGKYPGGIVKPEDYEEVRDAIIDALLDYKHPQTGKRPVLLAVRKEDAKVFGMGGAQAGDVVYALKPEYMAEHGYGLPTGVSGCGELKNVLIFKGPNVKRNFRYERPRWLADIVPTLCYMTGNPIPADAEGGPIYQIMENPDLNGTKD
- a CDS encoding OsmC family protein; translation: MPETMTLTFERGSDSQWKIGTGSAALPVINYDSSALTPDQKANEHMGGRFLVAAAIACYTNSLWNDIKRAAGKPVRMTAEATVSKEKTDSMRTAFTHIDLRVQVSAEDLDEAAFDTIQTALYRGSLVTYSMEEGLEFDYEIERV